One Aegilops tauschii subsp. strangulata cultivar AL8/78 chromosome 7, Aet v6.0, whole genome shotgun sequence genomic window carries:
- the LOC141026842 gene encoding transcription elongation factor 1 homolog encodes MAKRKSSMSSKMAQRKKPVPKLDTTFCCPFCDHPDSVACTIGLKLLVATAVYYVYEEAYHTTAHHLTEPVDVYHDWIDVCEKANQGVQLQAPDYQKRDTYSTTSVFPFLH; translated from the coding sequence ATGGCGAAGCGTAAGTCGTCGATGAGCTCCAAGATGGCTCAGCGGAAGAAGCCGGTGCCCAAGCTGGACACCACCTTCTGTTGCCCCTTCTGCGACCACCCCGACAGCGTGGCCTGCACCATCGGCCTCAAGCTCTTGGTCGCCACCGCCGTCTACTACGTCTATGAGGAGGCCTACCACACCACGGCGCACCACCTCACTGAGCCAGTCGACGTCTACCACGACTGGATTGATGTCTGCGAGAAGGCCAACCAAGGCGTCCAACTCCAAGCCCCAGACTACCAAAAACGAGACACCTATTCAACTACTAGTGTTTTCCCTTTCCTTCACTAG